The genomic segment ACGGCGCTGTTCGTCCTCGTGGGCGTCGTCGGCAACTTCCTGCAGGACCTCGCCTACGCCGCTCTCGACCCGCGCGTCGAGGAGTGACCGGCCGTGAGAACGGACGCGTTCGAGAGACTGGCCATAATCGAGCGACCGAGAGGCCGTCGGGGAACGAACACGGCGCGACGTTTCCGCGGGGATTATTGTCTCTCGCGGAGGAGTGAGTCCAATGGCACGTGACCGGTCCGCCGAGGAGTCGCCCGAACTCCTCTCCGTCCTCGACGCCCTGGACGACGCGGACGCCCGAGCCATCATCAGAGCACTGGTAGAACCCATGACCGCAAGTGAACTCTCCGACGAGTGCGACATCCCACTCTCGACGACGTACCGCAAGTTGGACCTCCTGACCGACGCGGACTTGCTCGTCGAGGGCACGGAGATTCGCTCGGACGGACATCACACGACGACGTACGAGGTGACGTTCGACGAGGTGCGCATCGAACTCACCGACGACCGAACCCTCGACGTGGACGTGGTCCGCCCCGAAGCGACGCCCGAACAGCAACTCGCGGACATCTGGTCCGCGGTTCGGAGGGAGACGCAGTGAGTCACTTCGCCTCCGCCCCGGCCCTCGCCACCGCCCTCATCGTCGTGCAGACGGGCATCCTCGTCATCGGGGGTCTCATCACCTACTTCAGCTTCAAGGCGTACCGCCGGACCGGCGAGTCGTCGCTCCGGGCGCTGACGCTCGGGTTCGGCATCATCACCTTCGGCGCGACGATCGCCGGCGCTCTCGACGTAATCCTCGAACTGAACCTCGTCGTCGGCGTCCTCGTGGACTCCGTGCTCACGCTCATCGGGTTCGCCATCATCATGTACTCCCTCTACGTCGAGTAGGGGTTCCGAGCGGTGCGATATTATTGCTCGAAGCACACACAACTGTTATATCCGTCCGGTACGAACATCCGCCGATGAGCGAGAAGACATCCGACGCCGACGAACTCGACGAGATTCGTCGTCAGAAGCGCGAATCGCTCGAATCGAACATCGAAAACGGCTCGGAAGCCGAGTCTTCGGACGGGTCGCCGAGCGAACCGGTCCACGTGAACGGCGGCGACGAACTGAACTCCCTCGTCGCCGACGCGGGCGTCGTCCTCGTCGACTTCTACGCGGACTGGTGCGGTCCGTGCAAGATGCTCGAACCGACCGTGCAGACGCTCGCCGAGACGACGGACGCCACCGTCGCGAAGGTGGACATCGACCAGAACCAACCGCTCGCGTCGCAGTACCAGGTCCGCGGCGTCCCGACGCTGCTCCTGTTCAGCGACGGCGAACCCGTCGAACAGGTCGTCGGCGTCCGCGACGAGCAGACTCTCCGCGGCCTCGTCGAACAGTACACGTAAGCGTCGGACTCTGCCCCGACGCGACGGTTCTTTTCGCCTGACCGAACGGAGTTCCCCTAACCGAGCAGGTACGTCACCCGCGGGTACCGCTCCACGAGCGGTCGTCCGCCTATCTCGGCCCGTTCGACGAGGGCGTCGAGGCCGACGATGCGGCCCGCACCGAACGCCGCGACGGCGAGGAACACGAGCAGGTAGGCGAGGTCAGCGTTGACGAAGCCGTGGGCGACGTCCCAGTTCCCGAGGTAGAACAGGAGCATCGTGACCGCCCCCCAGAACGCCGCCAGTCGGGTCAGCACGCCGAACACGAGTGCGAGGCCGATGGCGAGTTCGCCCCACGGGACGGCGACGTTCACGAACGCCACGAACGGGCCGTTCGCGGCCATCGCGACGAAGGCGTCGGCCGCGGGCGACCCGTTCGACACCGTCTCGAACCGGAGGTAGCCCGTGGCGTCGAACCCCGTCAGAAGCTTCTCGACGCCCGAGTGCGTGAAGGCGAGGCCCATCATGAGACGGAGTGCGAGGACGAACCACGCGCTCAGCGAGTGCGCCCGTCCGCGGACGGTGACGCCGGCGATGCTGCTCTCGAACGTGTTCGTCGCGTCGGTGGAAGTCGTCGTAGTCACGGTGAAACACCCGATACCTGAACAGTCGGCCACGGGTTCGATATAGCGGGTCGCTGGTTCTCGAACGCGGAGAACCGGAACGAACCCGGAGCGTCCGGTCCAATCCGGCGACTGCGGCGGCCCTCGGTCCCGGAGATACCACCGTTCGCGGACACCACTATTACTCCCTTGACCGTAGTCGGCCTATGGAACTGACGACTGTCGACATCGACATCGGGACTCGGTCGCCGACGGTCCTGATGCACGGGAGCGACGCCGCCACGCTCGGCCTCCATCCCCTCGACCGGGTGCACATCGGGACGGACAGCGGAACCGTCGTCGGTATCGTCGAACTGAGCGACGAACTCGTCGACCCCGGCGAGTTGGCCGTCACGCGCCGACTGGGCCACGTCGACGGCGTCGTCGAGGTGACGCCCGCGCCCCGTCCGGCGTCCGTCGAGTTCATCCGCAAGAAACTCGACGACGACGAACTCGAACGCGACGAACTCGACCGCATCGTCCACGACATCCGCGAGGACCGCCTCTCGGACGTCGAACTCGGCGCGTACGTCTGCGCCATGTACATCAACGACACGTCGCTCGCCGAGACGATGCATCTCTCGGAGTCGATGGCCAACGCGGGCGAGACGCTGTCGTGGCAGGAGGAAGTCGTCGCCGACAAACACTGCATCGGCGGCGTCAGCGGCAACCGAACCACGCCGATTCTCGTCGCCATCGTCGCCGCCGCGGGCGTCACCGTCCCGAAGACGTCCTCTCGCGCGGTTACCTCCGCGGCGGGCACGGCGGACACGATGGAGGTGTTCTGCCCCGTCGACCTCGACGCGAAGGCGATTCGCCGCGTCGTCACCGAGACGAACGGCTGCCTCGCGTGGGGCGGTGCGGTCAACCTCTCGCCCGTGGACGACAAGATAATCCGCGCGGAGACGCCGCTGTCGCTGGACCCGCACGGCCAACTCGTCGCCTCCGTCCTGTCGAAGAAGCAGAGCGCCGGGTCGACGCACGTCCTCGTGGACATCCCCTACGGCGAGGGCTCGAAGGTGTCGAGCCTAGCGGACGCGCGCGAACTCGCTCACGACTTCCGCCGCGTCGGCGACCACCTCGGGATGACCATCGACTGCGCCATCACCGACGGGGGCGCCCCCATCGGCCGCGGCGTCGGTCCCGTCCTCGAGGCCAGAGACGTGCTGTCGGTGCTGTCGGGGAGCGGTCCCGGTGACCTCCGACGCAAGAGCGTCCGCCTCGCGCAGATACTCCTCGAGTGCGCCGGCGCGGACGCCGACGCCGGCGAGATACTCGAATCCGGCCGCGCACTCGACCGGTTCCGCGACATCGTGGCCGCGCAGGGCGGCGACCCCGACGTGACGCTGTCGGAACTCGTCCCGGGGCGGCACGAACGGACCGTGACCGCCGGACGCGACGGCGTCGTCACCCACGTCGACAACCGTCTGATAAACGAGGTGGCGCGGCGGGCGGGGGCCCCCCGCGCGCCCGGCGCGGGACTGGAACTCCACCACCGCGTCGGCGACGCCGTCGCGCGGGGCGACCCCCTCTGCACGATTCACGCCGAGGACGAGAGCCGACTCGCGGAGGCGACGGACCACGCCGAACGCGCCGAACCCGTCCGCATCCGACCGCCGGACGAGACGCTGGTCGAACGCGTCTGAGTCCCGTCACGCCGCCGGCGGCGGTGGGCCGGCCGTCGCCTGCGGACGGATAGCCTTCGACGACGTTCCGCTACGGCGGAGTCTTTTTTCGCCCGAACGCGAAGGTGACGGCATGGACGACCCCGAATCCCGCGTCACCGAGGAGGTTCGACAGACCGCGGACGCAATCGGGAGGATGGAGATTCGCGGCGCGGCGACAATCGCCGACGCCGCGGCGAGAGCGCTCCGCGACCAGGCGGAAGCGAGCGCCGCCGAGACGCCCGACGCCCTCCGCGCGGAACTGCGCGCCGCCGCGCGCGTCCTCCACGACACCCGCCCCACGGCGGTGAGCCTGCCGAACGCCCTTCGGTACGTCCTGTTGAACGCCGACGGCACCACCGCCGAGGACGTCCGCGCCGCCGTCGCCACCAGCGTCGCGGAGTTCCGCGACCGACTGGAGAACGCGCAGTCGGACCTCGGCCGCGTCGGCGCGAACCGCCTCCGCGACGGCGACACCGTCATGACGCACTGCCACTCGACGGACGTCCTCGCCTGCGTCGAGGCGGCCGTCGAACAGGGCAAGGAACTCTCGGCCATCGTCAAGGAGACGCGCCCCCGCATGCAGGGCCACATCACCGCGCGCGAACTGGACGAGATGGGCGTGGACGTGACGCTAATCGTCGACTCGGCGGCGCGCCGCTATCTGAACGACGTGAACCACGTCCTCGTCGGCGCGGACAGCATCGCCGCCGACGGGTCGGTGATAAACAAGATCGGCACCAGCGGACTGGCGGTCAACGCCCGCGACCGGGGGACGCCCATCGTCTGCGCGGCCCAGACCATCAAGCTCCACCCCGACACGCTCACGGGCCACACGGTGGACATCGAGATGCGCGACGAGAGCGAGGTGATAGACGACGAGACGGCGGCGGACATCGGCGACCCGACGGTGTTGAACCCGGCGTTCGACGTGACGCCGCCGCGGTACGTGGACGCCATCGTCACCGAACGCGGGCAGTACCCGCCCGAGAGCATCGTCACGCTGATGCGCGAACTGTTCGGCGAGGCGACGGTGGAACCGTGGGTCGAGTGACCCTCAGTCGTTCGGCCTGACGAGAATCTTCACGTGGTCGCTCTCGGGGTCGACGAGTCGGTCGAACCCCTCCTCGACGAGCGATTCGAGCCCGATTCGACCGGTGACGAACGGTTCGGGGTCGAGCCGACCGTCCCCGAGCATCTCGATGACCATGCCGTACTCCTCGTCCGACCGGGGGCCGCCGAGGTACGCGAGCGTCCCGGTCAGCGTCCGCTCTCCGAGGACGAGGTTGTTCAGGTGCGTGCTCACCTCCTCCTCCCAGATGCTCACGACCGTCGTCCGGCCGCCCGGTACCGTGCTCTCGACGGCGTCGTTGAACGAGGCTTCGACGCCCGCGACTTCGAAGGCGACGTCGACGCCGCCGTCGGTGTGCGACCGGACGTACTCGACGGCGTCCGTCGCGGACGGGTCTATCAACTCGTCTGCGCCGCAGTCGGCGGCGCGTTCGCGTCTGGCGTCGCGCGGTTCGGAGACGAATATCGTCCCGGCGCCGGCCGCCCTCGCACACTGTATCACCGCCAGTCCGATGGGACCGCTCCCGAAGACGGCCACCGCGTCGCCGGCCTGCAGGCCGGACCGGCGGACCGCGTGGAGGGCGACGCTCAGCGGTTCGACCAGCGCGCCGTACTCGACGGGGACGTCGTCACCGAGGGGAACCGCCTGCTCCGCGTCGACGACGACGCTCTCGGCGAACCCGCCGTTGCCGCCGGAGAGGCCGAGGAACCCGATGGAATCGCAGATGTGGTAGTTCCCGCTCCGGCACTGCCGACACTCCCCGCAGCACAGAATCGGGTTGATTGCGACGGCGTCTCCCTCTCGGAGCGTCGTCACGCCGTCGCCGACTTCGGAGACGAGGCCGCTGAACTCGTGTCCCATGCGAATCGGCGCCGTCTCGCCGGAGACGGGGTGCGGTTCGTCCGCGGGGACGAATATCGGCCCCGCCGTGTACTCGTGCAGGTCGGACCCGCAGATTCCGCAGGCGTCGACGTCGACGCGGACCTCGCCCGCACCGACCGTCCCGCGCTCGACGTCCTCGACGCGGATGTCTCTCCTGTCGTGATAGGTTGCTGCTCGCATCGTGTACATAGTGAACCCATCTCACGATAAATGCGTACTCTCAGTAACTGACACCACTGTCCTCTACTCTCGCCGCCGCCGGTGACGAACACAAGAGATTTAATCGACTGAGAGTTCGTTTCGGTGAGATGTCCTCGCTTCCGCACACCTCCACGCGACTCGTCGTCGGCGTCGGGTCCCTCCTCCTCGCCGTCGTCGCGACGTACGTCGCCGTCTCTGCGCCGGGGTTCCCCGGTCGCGTCAGGTCGTGGCCGCGGACGCTCGTCGGGCGCCTCCGGCGCGACGTACCGCGCGGCGACCGCGCGACGGCGGCGTGGTTCGGCGTCGCACTCTGGTCCGTCCTCGTCACCGGCCTCCACTTCGGCGGCCTCCACTACCGCGTCTACACGACGCTCCCGTGGTGGGACCTCCTGACGCACGCGATGGGCGGCGTCGGCGTCGCCGCCGTCCTCGCGATGACGCACCGTCGGACGCCGGCCGCCGACTCGTCGTGGTGGCTGATACCGGCCGTCCTCGCCATCGGCGCCGGGTTCGAGGTGTACGAGTTCGTTTTCAAGACGTTCTGGTACGACTGGACGCTCCGCTTCTACGTCGTGGACACGGCGATAGACCTCGTCATCAACACCTCCGGCGCCGTCGTCGTCGCCGTCGCCCTCGCGGGCTATCGTCGCCTCGCGGAGTCGACGGACGCGGACCGCGCCGACGAGGCGACGGCGGACGACGCGGCGGCGGGCCTCGACGCGGCGGAGTAGCCTACCGCGGCGTCTCCGTCCCCCACTCCTCGACGGCGGCCGCGAGTTCGGGGCTGTCTTCGGCCGCCGCTTCCAGCGACTTCCCGGCGGCGTAGCCGTCGACGGCCGCGCGGAGGGCCGCCGCGCCCGCCCGCGTGCCGTCCGGGTGGCCGTGGATGCCGCCGCCGGCCTGCACGCAGACGTTCGTCCCCGTCGCGTCCAACAGGTCGGGGACGAGGCCGGGGTGGAGTCCGCCGGAGGCGACGGGGAGCACGTCCGTCGTGCCGTACAGGTCCGAGCGGAGCCAGTCGTTTATGCCGACCGTGTCCTCGTTGGCGAGTTTGCCGAGTCCGGCGGTCCCCGTGTGGAGTTGGTCGACGCCGCAGAGGCGCGCTATCTGCGCGAGGACGCGCATCGAGACGCCGTGGTCGGGGAGGCGGTCGAACGCCGCGTGCATCGCGCGGTGGGCGTGGATGGCGATGCCGTGGTCCTCGCAGCGTTCGCGGACCGTCTGGACCGCGCCCCACCCGGTGGTTATCACGTCCACCATCACGTACTCACAGCCCTCCTCGGCCGCCAGGTCGACGCGTTCGAGCATCGTGTTCGTGTCGGCGGTGACGTTGATCAGGTAGGACTTCGTCTCGCCCGTCTCGTCCTCGGCGTCGTCGCGGAACGACAGGCTCTCGACGAGGCGGTCGTGGTAGGGGTTGAACGATTGGTCGGTGAGGTTCTCGTCGTCCTTCAACAGGTCGACGCCGCCGACCCACGCCTCGTAGCCGACTTCGGCGTGTCGTTCCGTCGAGAGGCCGACCTTCGGCTTGGGGACGGTGGCGAGGATGGGACGGTCGCCCTCGATGCCGAATATCTCCTCGCGGACCGAGGACCCGAACTGCGGCCCGGCGAACGCCTCGACGGTCGCCTCGGGCCACTCGCAGTCGAGGAGACGGATGGTGTCGACCGCTTTCATCCCCATGATGTTGCCCGCGATGCAGGAGAGAATCTGGGGCATGTTGCCGGGTTCGAACAGGCCCGCGGGGTAGGCCACGTCCACCTCGGCGTCGTCGTCGTCGCCGCGGATGGCGAACGCCGTCGCGCCCATGTCGGTGAAGCCCTCGCCCGTCGGGAGGGCGGCCCACGTCCCGTTGGAGGACTCCGAGGCGACCCGCGAGGCGGCCGCTTCGGCGTCCATCCCCTCGGCGGGAGCGATGCGGAACGTACACACGAGGTCCGACTCGTCCGGTTCGTACGACAGGTCGAGAAAGTCCTCGTAGGTGATTCCAGCCATGCCCACGACGTACGTCGCGGGGGGTAATAAAGTCGGGCGGGGAGACGGGTGGCCGTCGCCGCACGGGCGTCCGATTCGCGGTCGGATTCGCGTCCCGGCCGGGGTCGACTCACGGTCGATTCGCGTCCCGGTCGGATTCTGGTCTCGGCCGGGTTCGCGTCCCGGTCAGATTCGGTCGCGCACCTCGCGGAACACCGGCAGGTCCGCGTCCACGACGGCGGCGACGGCGTCCGCCGCGCCGAGCAACCACTCGACGCGTTCGAGGCGGGCCTCCAGGTCCCCCGGCCCGATGCGGTAGCGGTCGACGATGGTCTCGACGGACTCGCCGGCGGTCCAGTCCGCGAAGATGCGCGCGAGTTTGACCGCGCACAGCCACTCCTCGAAGTCGTCGGCGTCGTTCAGACCGGTCGTGAACTCCGCGGCGTGCGTGCTGGCGAAGCGGTACATCGCGGCGCGTTCGCGGTTGCCGAGGTACGTCCCCTGCATGTCCGGCGTGTCGCAGA from the Halogeometricum rufum genome contains:
- a CDS encoding helix-turn-helix domain-containing protein codes for the protein MARDRSAEESPELLSVLDALDDADARAIIRALVEPMTASELSDECDIPLSTTYRKLDLLTDADLLVEGTEIRSDGHHTTTYEVTFDEVRIELTDDRTLDVDVVRPEATPEQQLADIWSAVRRETQ
- a CDS encoding DUF7521 family protein; its protein translation is MSHFASAPALATALIVVQTGILVIGGLITYFSFKAYRRTGESSLRALTLGFGIITFGATIAGALDVILELNLVVGVLVDSVLTLIGFAIIMYSLYVE
- the trxA gene encoding thioredoxin, whose product is MSEKTSDADELDEIRRQKRESLESNIENGSEAESSDGSPSEPVHVNGGDELNSLVADAGVVLVDFYADWCGPCKMLEPTVQTLAETTDATVAKVDIDQNQPLASQYQVRGVPTLLLFSDGEPVEQVVGVRDEQTLRGLVEQYT
- a CDS encoding DoxX family protein encodes the protein MTTTTSTDATNTFESSIAGVTVRGRAHSLSAWFVLALRLMMGLAFTHSGVEKLLTGFDATGYLRFETVSNGSPAADAFVAMAANGPFVAFVNVAVPWGELAIGLALVFGVLTRLAAFWGAVTMLLFYLGNWDVAHGFVNADLAYLLVFLAVAAFGAGRIVGLDALVERAEIGGRPLVERYPRVTYLLG
- a CDS encoding AMP phosphorylase codes for the protein MELTTVDIDIGTRSPTVLMHGSDAATLGLHPLDRVHIGTDSGTVVGIVELSDELVDPGELAVTRRLGHVDGVVEVTPAPRPASVEFIRKKLDDDELERDELDRIVHDIREDRLSDVELGAYVCAMYINDTSLAETMHLSESMANAGETLSWQEEVVADKHCIGGVSGNRTTPILVAIVAAAGVTVPKTSSRAVTSAAGTADTMEVFCPVDLDAKAIRRVVTETNGCLAWGGAVNLSPVDDKIIRAETPLSLDPHGQLVASVLSKKQSAGSTHVLVDIPYGEGSKVSSLADARELAHDFRRVGDHLGMTIDCAITDGGAPIGRGVGPVLEARDVLSVLSGSGPGDLRRKSVRLAQILLECAGADADAGEILESGRALDRFRDIVAAQGGDPDVTLSELVPGRHERTVTAGRDGVVTHVDNRLINEVARRAGAPRAPGAGLELHHRVGDAVARGDPLCTIHAEDESRLAEATDHAERAEPVRIRPPDETLVERV
- a CDS encoding ribose 1,5-bisphosphate isomerase, with amino-acid sequence MDDPESRVTEEVRQTADAIGRMEIRGAATIADAAARALRDQAEASAAETPDALRAELRAAARVLHDTRPTAVSLPNALRYVLLNADGTTAEDVRAAVATSVAEFRDRLENAQSDLGRVGANRLRDGDTVMTHCHSTDVLACVEAAVEQGKELSAIVKETRPRMQGHITARELDEMGVDVTLIVDSAARRYLNDVNHVLVGADSIAADGSVINKIGTSGLAVNARDRGTPIVCAAQTIKLHPDTLTGHTVDIEMRDESEVIDDETAADIGDPTVLNPAFDVTPPRYVDAIVTERGQYPPESIVTLMRELFGEATVEPWVE
- a CDS encoding 2,3-butanediol dehydrogenase; this encodes MRAATYHDRRDIRVEDVERGTVGAGEVRVDVDACGICGSDLHEYTAGPIFVPADEPHPVSGETAPIRMGHEFSGLVSEVGDGVTTLREGDAVAINPILCCGECRQCRSGNYHICDSIGFLGLSGGNGGFAESVVVDAEQAVPLGDDVPVEYGALVEPLSVALHAVRRSGLQAGDAVAVFGSGPIGLAVIQCARAAGAGTIFVSEPRDARRERAADCGADELIDPSATDAVEYVRSHTDGGVDVAFEVAGVEASFNDAVESTVPGGRTTVVSIWEEEVSTHLNNLVLGERTLTGTLAYLGGPRSDEEYGMVIEMLGDGRLDPEPFVTGRIGLESLVEEGFDRLVDPESDHVKILVRPND
- the rbcL gene encoding type III ribulose-bisphosphate carboxylase, whose product is MAGITYEDFLDLSYEPDESDLVCTFRIAPAEGMDAEAAASRVASESSNGTWAALPTGEGFTDMGATAFAIRGDDDDAEVDVAYPAGLFEPGNMPQILSCIAGNIMGMKAVDTIRLLDCEWPEATVEAFAGPQFGSSVREEIFGIEGDRPILATVPKPKVGLSTERHAEVGYEAWVGGVDLLKDDENLTDQSFNPYHDRLVESLSFRDDAEDETGETKSYLINVTADTNTMLERVDLAAEEGCEYVMVDVITTGWGAVQTVRERCEDHGIAIHAHRAMHAAFDRLPDHGVSMRVLAQIARLCGVDQLHTGTAGLGKLANEDTVGINDWLRSDLYGTTDVLPVASGGLHPGLVPDLLDATGTNVCVQAGGGIHGHPDGTRAGAAALRAAVDGYAAGKSLEAAAEDSPELAAAVEEWGTETPR